The Triplophysa rosa linkage group LG15, Trosa_1v2, whole genome shotgun sequence genome has a segment encoding these proteins:
- the LOC130565445 gene encoding NLR family CARD domain-containing protein 3-like, which translates to MGGSGPDETADVICDACWEKAVKSCVTCSGSFCQIHITQHYTDTDLQKHTLVDLKRQQSQDDSDVLLRVKDIHKTSMKNKYESLFEGIQVQENKTLLDKIYTQLYIIEGESEGVNVEHEVLQIDKEPKTLKHCKSIHCNDIFHLSPESRCDEARKDGKGKIKTVLTKGIAGIGKTVSVQKFILDWAEGTANQDVDFMFVLPFRELNLIRDDRYSLHKLLLDFHPELQDLHLKIYEGCKVVFIFDGLDESRIQLKFADGEKVSDVAETSSVGVLMSNLIKGDLLPSALIWITSRPAAANQIPSKYITRVTEVQGFNDAQKKEYFRKKISDPQQARRIISHIKTSRSLHIMCHIPVFCWISATVLQNILKHHHDAEIPKTLTEMYIHFLNVQINVKSQKYDERDEKDPEKLLQSNREVLLKLSELAFNQLMKGNVMFYEDDLRECGIDAAEAVRYSGMCTQIFKEDSVIYQKKVYCFIHLSFQEFLAAFYVFHSHLITTTEALKIFDTLHTLLKGAVEKALECENGHLDLFLRFLLGISLESNQRLLQGLLTHTEKSAKSIQKTTTYIKNKIKDGCGLSADRSINLFLCLFEMNDRTLYTEIREFLKSEGNARHRISAAHCSAIAYILQMSEEVLDELDPKKYNTSEEGRRNLLPALRNCRKALFAGCNLTDQSCEIVASALRPSNSPLRELDLSNNDLQDSGVKILCAALDNPHCPLAILRLSGCLVTGEGCAALASALRSNPSHLRELDLSYNHPGETGVQLLSALLEDPHYKLDKLNLDHGEQFRITPGLRKYACDLTVDPNTAHIRLLLSEGNRKITCGHAEQPYPGHPDRFERYEQLLCKESLSGRCYWEVEWNGWSHISVTYKGISRKGGSNCRFGLNEQSWSLYCCDTIYSAWHNKKSTNVPLPSSPSHRVGVYLDWAAGTLSFYSVSDANAHTQVYSHIYTFHSTFTEPLYAGFGLYSDSSVRLCEM; encoded by the exons ATGGGAGGATCCGGTCCTGATGAGACTGCGGATGTGATCTGTGATGCTTGCTGGGAAAAAGCTGTAAAGTCTTGTGTGACCTGCAGCGGTTCCTTCTGTCAGATCCACATCACTCAACACTACACAGACACAGACCTGCAGAAACACACACTGGTGGATCTGAAACGACAACAATCACAAGATGATTCTGATGTTCTGCTGAGAGTCAAAGACATTCACAAAACCAGCATGAAGAACAAGTATGAAAGTTTATTTGAGGGAATCCAAGTCCAGGAGAATAAAACCCTGCTGGACAAGATTTACACACAACTGTACATCATAGAGGGAGAAAGTGAAGGAGTGAATGTAGAACATGAGGTGTTACAGATCGACAAGGAACCAAAGACACTGAAACACTGTAAATCGATCCACTGCAATGACATCTTTCATCTCTCACCTGAATCCAGATGTGATGAAGCGAGAAAAGATGGGAAAGGAAAGATTAAGACCGTTCTTACTAAGGGCATCGCTGGAATCGGTAAAACGGTCTCTGTGCAGAAGTTCATTCTGGATTGGGCAGAGGGAACAGCCAATCAGGATGTAGATTTCATGTTTGTGCTTCCATTTCGAGAGCTGAACTTGATTCGAGACGACCGCTACAGTCTTCACAAACTCCTGCTTGACTTTCATCCTGAACTTCAAGATCTGCACCTGAAGATTTATGAGGGGTGTAAAGTTGTGTTCATCTTTGATGGTCTGGATGAAAGCAGAATTCAGCTGAAGTTTGCAGACGGTGAGAAAGTTTCTGATGTGGCTGAGACTTCATCCGTCGGTGTGTTGATGTCAAATCTGATCAAAGGAGACCTGCTTCCATCTGCTCTCATCTGGATCACCTCCAGACCAGcggcagccaatcagattcccTCTAAATACATCACACGTGTGACAGAAGTCCAGGGGTTCAATGACGCTCAGAAGAAGGAATATTTCAGGAAGAAGATCAGCGATCCACAACAAGCGAGAAGAATCATCTCCCACATTAAAACTTCAAGAAGCCTCCACATCATGTGTCACATACCGGTCTTCTGTTGGATCTCAGCCACTGTGCTTCAGAACATCCTGAAACACCATCACGATGCAGAAATCCCTAAAACTCTGACTGAAATGTACATTCACTTCCTAAACGTTCAGATAAATGTGAAAAGTCAGAAGTACGATGAGAGAGACGAGAAAGATCCAGAGAAACTCCTGCAGTCCAACAGAGAAGTGCTTCTGAAACTATCGGAACTGGCGTTCAACCAGCTGATGAAGGGCAATGTGATGTTTTATGAGGACGACCTGAGAGAGTGCGGCATCGATGCCGCTGAAGCTGTGAGATATTCTGGGATGTGCACACAGATCTTTAAGGAGGACTCTGTGATTTATCAGAAGAAGGTTTACTGCTTCATACATCTCAGTTTTCAGGAGTTTCTCGCTGCGTTTTATGTGTTTCACTCACATTTAATAACCACAACCGAGGCATTGAAGATCTTCGATACGCTTCATACTTTGCTTAAAGGAGCCGTAGAGAAAGCCCTGGAGTGTGAGAACGGACACTTGGATCTTTTCTTGAGATTTCTGCTGGGTATCTCACTGGAGTCCAATCAGAGACTGTTACAGGGTTTACTGACCCACACAGAGAAGAGCGCAAAGAGCATCCAGAAAACTACGAcctacattaaaaacaaaatcaaagatGGATGTGGTCTATCAGCTGACAGATCTATCAATCTGTTTCTTTGTCTGTTTGAAATGAACGATCGGACGCTGTACACCGAGATTCGAGAGTTTCTGAAATCAGAGGGAAACGCAAGACATCGAATCTCTGCCGCACATTGTTCAGCGATTGCCTACATACTTCAGATGTCAGAGGAGGTGCTGGATGAACTCGATcctaaaaaatacaacacatcTGAAGAGGGTCGAAGGAACCTGTTACCAGCCCTGAGAAACTGCAGGAAAGCACT GTTTGCTGGCTGTAATCTTACGGATCAGTCGTGTGAAATTGTGGCTTCAGCTCTACGGCCATCAAACTCTCCGCTGAGAGAGCTGGACCTGAGCAACAATGACCTgcaggattcaggagtgaagatCCTCTGTGCCGCACTGGACAATCCACACTGTCCACTGGCAATACTGAG gTTATCAGGCTGTTTAGTGACAGGGGAAGGTTGTGCCGCTCTGgcttcagctctgagatcaaacccGTCACATCTGAGAGAGTTGGATCTGAGCTACAATCATCCTGGAGAGACAGGAGTTCAGCTGCTATCTGCTCTACTGGAGGATCCGCACTACAAACTGGACAAACTCAA TCTAGATCACGGAGAGCAGTTCAGGATCACACCAGGATTACGAAAAT ACGCATGTGATCTCACTGTGGATCCAAACACGGCACACATTCGTCTCCTCCTGTCAGAGGGAAACAGAAAGATAACATGTGGGCACGCGGAGCAGCCGTATCCCGGTCATCCGGACAGATTCGAGCGTTACGAGCAGCTTCTGTGTAAGGAGAGTCTGTCTGGACGATGTTATTGGGAAGTGGAGTGGAACGGCTGGAGTCACATATCAGTGACATATAAAGGAATCAGCAGGAAAGGAGGCAGTAACTGCAGGTTCGGACTGAATGAACAGTCCTGGAGTCTTTACTGCTGCGACACGATTTACTCTGCGTGGCACAATAAGAAGAGCACAAACGTTCCTCTTCCTTCATCTCCCTCTCACAGAGTAGGCGTGTATCTGGACTGGGCGGCCGGCACTCTGTCCTTCTACAGCGTCTCTGACGCAAACGCTCACACACAAGTATACTCGCACATATACACATTCCACTCCACGTTCACTGAGCCCCTCTACGCAGGATTCGGACTTTATTCTGATTCTTCAGTTCGTCTGTGTGAGATGTAA
- the grcc10 gene encoding protein C10, with amino-acid sequence MASAPAQQPTLTVEQARVVLGEVIQAFSVPENAARMEEARESACNDMGKMLQLVLPVATQIQQEVIKAYGFNNEGEGVLKFARLVKMYETQDPEIAAMSVKLKSILLPPLSTPPIGSGIPTS; translated from the exons ATGGCCTCTGCCCCAGCACAGCAGCCCACTCTCACTGTAGAGCAAGCCAGAG TTGTTCTGGGTGAGGTGATCCAGGCCTTTTCCGTACCCGAGAATGCAGCCCGCATGGAGGAAGCCAGAGAGAGCGCCTGCAACGACATGGGCAAGATGCTGCAGCTTGTGCTGCCTGTGGCCACCCAAATCCAGCAGGAGGTCATCAAAGCATATGGGTTCAACAATGAGGGAGAAG GTGTACTGAAATTCGCTCGTCTAGTAAAGATGTATGAAACCCAGGACCCAGAGATCGCAGCTATGTCAGTGAAACTCAAGAGTATCTtactgcctcctctctccactcCTCCCATTGGCAGTGGAATTCCAACCTCATAG
- the saysd1 gene encoding SAYSvFN domain-containing protein 1: MERKLAEYRSRKKAQKDPADRDMQPEMTVKDHNECSTESSVTPQLKPTTCSQTTHTEADGLASGSGAGHWLLSRLTLLKVLLWLVLLGLFSELGFGFPFFLISLFYWLYEGFRSPKARQPGEMSAYSVFNPDCQPILGTLTAEQLEGEMGYRPMARR; the protein is encoded by the exons ATGGAGCGGAAGCTGGCAGAATATAGATCCCGAAAGAAAGCCCAGAAGGACCCTGCTGATCGAGACATGCAGCCTGAAATGACGGTTAAAGACCATAATGAATGCTCCACAGAGTCTTCTGTTACTCCACAACTGAAACCGACCACCTGCTCTCAAACTACACATACAGAG GCTGATGGTTTGGCATCTGGCTCTGGTGCTGGTCATTGGCTTCTCAGCCGTCTGACCCTGTTGAAAGTGTTGCTGTGGCTGGTTCTGCTGGGACTGTTCTCAGagcttggttttggttttccaTTTTTCCTCATTTCTCTCTTCTACTGGCTCTATGAGGGCTTCAGGAGTCCAAAGGCACGACAGCCTGGAGAAATGAGCGCATACTCTGTGTTCAACCCTGACTGTCAGCCTATCCTGGGAACTTTAACAGCCGAACAGCTGGAAGGAGAGATGGGATACAGGCCAATGGCCAGAAGATGA
- the LOC130565447 gene encoding NLR family CARD domain-containing protein 3-like, translating to MDAAEMICDDQQPDDDHYNDVLPRVKDIHKTSMKNKYESLFEGIQVQENKTLLDKIYTQLYIIEGESEGVNVEHEVLQIDKEPKTLKHCKSIHCNDIFHLSPESRCDEERKNGKGKIKTVLTKGIAGIGKTVSVQKFILDWAEGTANQDVDFMFVLPFRELNLIRDDRYSLHKLLLDFHPELQDLHQKIYEGCKVVFIFDGLDESRIQLKFADGEKVSDVAETSSVGVLMSNLIKGDLLPSALIWITSRPAAANQIPSKYITRVTEVQGFNDAQKKEYFRKKISDPQQARKIISHIKTSRSLHIMCHIPVFCWISATVLQNILKHHHDAEIPKTLTEMYIHFLNVQINVKSQKYDERDEKDPEKLLQSNREVLLKLSELAFNQLMKGNVMFYEDDLRECGIDAAEAVRYSGMCTQIFKEDSVIYQKKVYCFIHLSFQEFLAAFYVFHSHLITTTEALKIFDTLQNLLKGAVEKALECENGHLDLFLRFLLGISLESNQRLLQGLLTHTEKSAKSIQKTTTYIKNKIKDGCGLSADRSINLFLCLFEMNDRTLYTEIREFLKSEGNTRHRISAAHCSAIAYILQMSEEVLDELDPKKYNTSEEGRRNLLPALRNCRKALLTGCNLTDQSCEIVASALRPSNSPLRELDLSNNDLQDSGVKILCAALDNPHCPLAILRLSGCLVTGEGCAALASALRSNPSHLRELDLSYNHPGETGVQLLSALLEDPHYKLDKLNLDYGEPLRITPGLQKYASDFTLDPTTAHNLLILSGGNKKVTCVEEEQSYPDHPERFLLFEQVMCKESLSERCYWEVEWNGWSHISVTYKGIRRHGGTFCRFGLNQISWNLYCCDSLYSAWHNFETTDIPALSPLCNKVGVYVDRCAGTLSFYAVSDTHRLTHLHTFHSTFTERLYAGFGLYHGSTVSLC from the exons ATGGATGCTGCTGAAATGATCTGTGACGACCAACAACCAGATGATGATCACTATAATGATGTTCTGCCGAGAGTCAAAGACATTCACAAAACCAGCATGAAGAACAAGTATGAAAGTTTATTTGAGGGAATCCAAGTCCAGGAGAATAAAACCCTGCTGGACAAGATTTACACACAACTGTACATCATAGAGGGAGAAAGTGAAGGAGTGAATGTAGAACATGAGGTGTTACAGATCGACAAGGAACCAAAGACACTGAAACACTGTAAATCGATCCACTGCAATGACATCTTTCATCTCTCACCTGAATCCAGATGtgatgaagaaagaaaaaatgggAAAGGAAAGATTAAGACCGTTCTTACTAAGGGCATCGCTGGAATCGGTAAAACGGTCTCTGTGCAGAAGTTCATTCTGGATTGGGCAGAGGGAACAGCCAATCAGGATGTAGATTTCATGTTTGTGCTTCCATTTCGAGAGCTGAACTTGATTCGAGACGACCGCTACAGTCTTCACAAACTCCTGCTTGACTTTCATCCTGAACTTCAAGATCTGCACCAAAAGATTTATGAGGGGTGTAAAGTTGTGTTCATCTTTGATGGTCTGGATGAAAGCAGAATTCAGCTGAAGTTTGCAGACGGTGAGAAAGTTTCTGATGTGGCTGAGACTTCATCCGTCGGTGTGTTGATGTCAAATCTGATCAAAGGAGACCTGCTTCCATCTGCTCTCATCTGGATCACCTCCAGACCAGcggcagccaatcagattcccTCTAAATACATCACACGTGTGACAGAAGTCCAGGGGTTCAATGACGCTCAGAAGAAGGAATATTTCAGGAAGAAGATCAGCGATCCACAACAAGCGAGAAAAATCATCTCCCACATTAAAACTTCAAGAAGCCTCCACATCATGTGTCACATACCGGTCTTCTGTTGGATCTCAGCCACTGTGCTTCAGAACATCCTGAAACACCATCACGATGCAGAAATCCCTAAAACTCTGACTGAAATGTACATTCACTTCCTAAACGTTCAGATAAATGTGAAAAGTCAGAAGTACGATGAGAGAGACGAGAAAGATCCAGAGAAACTCCTGCAGTCCAACAGAGAAGTGCTTCTGAAACTATCGGAACTGGCGTTCAACCAGCTGATGAAGGGCAATGTGATGTTTTATGAGGACGACCTGAGAGAGTGCGGCATCGATGCCGCTGAAGCTGTGAGATATTCTGGGATGTGCACACAGATCTTTAAGGAGGACTCTGTGATTTATCAGAAGAAGGTTTACTGCTTCATACATCTCAGTTTTCAGGAGTTTCTCGCTGCGTTTTATGTGTTTCACTCACATTTAATAACCACAACCGAGGCATTGAAGATCTTCGATACGCTTCAAAATTTACTTAAAGGAGCCGTAGAGAAAGCCCTGGAGTGTGAGAACGGACACTTGGATCTTTTCTTGAGATTTCTGCTGGGTATCTCACTGGAGTCCAATCAGAGACTGTTACAGGGTTTACTGACCCACACAGAGAAGAGCGCAAAGAGCATCCAGAAAACTACGacatacattaaaaacaaaatcaaagatGGATGTGGTCTATCAGCTGACAGATCTATCAATCTGTTTCTTTGTCTGTTTGAAATGAACGATCGGACGCTGTACACCGAGATTCGAGAGTTTCTGAAATCAGAGGGAAACACAAGACATCGAATCTCTGCAGCACATTGTTCAGCGATTGCCTACATACTTCAGATGTCAGAGGAGGTGCTGGATGAACTCGATcctaaaaaatacaacacatcTGAAGAGGGTCGAAGGAACCTGTTACCAGCCCTGAGAAACTGCAGGAAAGCACT ACTGACTGGCTGTAATCTTACGGATCAGTCGTGTGAAATTGTGGCTTCAGCTCTACGGCCATCAAACTCTCCGCTGAGAGAGCTGGACCTGAGCAACAATGACCTgcaggattcaggagtgaagatCCTCTGTGCCGCACTGGACAATCCACACTGTCCACTGGCAATACTGAG gTTATCAGGCTGTTTAGTGACAGGGGAAGGTTGTGCCGCTCTGgcttcagctctgagatcaaacccGTCACATCTGAGAGAGTTGGATCTGAGCTACAATCATCCTGGAGAGACAGGAGTTCAGCTGCTATCTGCTCTACTGGAGGATCCGCACTACAAACTGGACAAACTCAA TTTGGATTATGGAGAGCCCCTCAGAATCACACCAGGATTACAAAAAT ATGCAAGTGATTTCACTCTGGACCCAACCACAGCACACAATCTGCTCATTCTGTCTGGCGGAAACAAAAAGGTGACGTGTGTTGAAGAGGAGCAGTCATATCCCGATCATCCGGAGAGATTTTTGCTCTTTGAGCAGGTTATGTGTAAGGAGAGTCTGTCCGAACGCTGTTATTGGGAAGTGGAGTGGAACGGCTGGAGTCACATATCAGTGACATACAAAGGAATCAGAAGGCACGGAGGGACGTTCTGTAGATTTGGACTGAATCAGATATCCTGGAATCTTTACTGCTGTGACAGCCTTTACTCCGCCTGGCACAATTTTGAGACCACCGATATACCCGCCCTTTCACCACTCTGCAACAAAGTAGGAGTGTATGTGGACCGGTGTGCCGGGACTCTGTCCTTCTACGCCGTCTCCGACACACACAGgctcacacacttacacacgTTTCATTCCACGTTTACTGAGCGCCTTTATGCTGGATTTGGGCTATATCATGGCTCCACAGTGTCTCTGTGTTAG